The Acropora muricata isolate sample 2 chromosome 5, ASM3666990v1, whole genome shotgun sequence genome includes a window with the following:
- the LOC136916925 gene encoding QRFP-like peptide receptor: MPWNKSLTNDTVPENMCDSEEDSETEKAWKTFAYCLIAFGSLVGNSLVILIIFRNCGMRSTINYFIVNMASSDFLFTVFVIPRLIAELYLGPETWLVGGTLGSILCKLDHFIQDISTAVSILSLVAIAFDRLYGVFFPMKAGLIDGRRICIIVLTGTWLLGSVLHLHYFFAFKLKDRSEHLLCKYSWSAESAQVTFIIYSVCLFFFPGAVLVIVYTTIITRLWNTKIPGNHAERHKQRIEKRNRNVLRMVVAVVTVFICCWLPVNVSIYFVLFEWDHPPCYAKTLFFWIIFLAYSNGCITPFLYFIFNENFRKGFRRIFCCPCEIRGSLRSKSFSATRRSRTDTLNLKNLNDGVCKNSPNPRIAL, encoded by the coding sequence ATGCCTTGGAACAAGTCATTGACCAATGACACTGTTCCCGAAAATATGTGTGATTCGGAAGAAGACTCGGAAACTGAAAAGGCATGGAAAACGTTCGCTTATTGTTTGATCGCTTTTGGTTCGTTGGTTGGAAACTCTCTTGTCATCCTCATTATTTTTAGAAACTGCGGTATGCGGTCTACAATCAATTATTTCATTGTAAACATGGCTTCATCTGACTTTCTTTTCACCGTTTTTGTCATACCGCGGTTAATCGCGGAGCTGTACTTAGGGCCTGAGACATGGCTTGTAGGCGGAACGTTGGGGTCCATTTTGTGCAAACTCGATCACTTTATTCAAGACATCTCAACCGCCGTCTCTATTCTCAGCCTGGTAGCAATTGCATTTGATAGATTATACGGTGTGTTTTTTCCGATGAAAGCGGGTCTAATAGACGGTAGAAGGATTTGCATAATCGTCCTCACTGGAACGTGGTTGTTGGGATCTGTGTTGCACTTGCATTACTTTTTCGCTTTCAAGCTTAAGGACAGAAGTGAGCACTTACTGTGTAAATACAGCTGGAGTGCAGAATCTGCCCAAGTCACTTTTATCATATATTCCGTGtgtctatttttctttccaggCGCTGTACTTGTGATAGTTTACACCACAATTATCACGCGGTTGTGGAACACAAAAATTCCAGGGAACCACGCAGAAAGGCATAAGCAACGAATTGAGAAACGGAACAGAAATGTCTTGCGGatggttgttgctgttgtgaCAGTGTTCATTTGCTGTTGGCTCCCGGTTAATGTATCAATATACTTTGTACTATTCGAATGGGACCATCCCCCATGCTATGCCAAAACATTGTTTTTCTGGATTATTTTTCTCGCGTATTCAAATGGTTGTATCACTCCATTCCTATATTTTATCTTTAACGAAAATTTCCGTAAAGGCTTCAGGCGAATCTTTTGTTGCCCTTGTGAAATTCGTGGGTCTCTTCGAAGTAAATCTTTTTCTGCAACACGAAGATCACGAACAGACACTCTTAATCTTAAAAATTTAAATGACGGAGTCTGTAAGAATTCCCCCAATCCAAGAATCGCGCTGTAA
- the LOC136916926 gene encoding uncharacterized protein, with protein sequence MWIINNSLDVIRTLEEKQLSLTHVSTWDFSTLYTSLPHARLKNQLHDLLERVFHTKGKRFIATNSFRTFWTNDRTSMRYTYFSCRELCLAIDFLIDNIYVRFGSSVFRQVIGIPMGTNSAPLLADLFLHTFEYDFMVKTMKSDITKAIQFSNTFRYIDDLFSVNNVDFGNYISAIYPPELQLTDTSTSSAEVCYLDTHIKTGDTTTPFRISIYDKRDDFTFRIVNFPHMDSNIPANPAYGVYISQLVRYARICTSKVDFMNRLRGLSLRLRQQGFLTNLLQRTFTKFFNRHGLIVVKYDATLREMRFAIQA encoded by the coding sequence atgtggatcatcaataattcgttggacgttatccgtacactggaggagaaacaactttcactaactcatgtaagtacttgggacttttctactctttatactagccttccacatgcccgacttaaaaaccaacttcatgatcttttggaaagagtttttcacaccaaagggaaacgcttcattgccaccaattcttttcgtaccttctggacgaatgataggacgtccatgaggtacacatacttctcttgtagagagctttgtctcgctattgactttcttatcgacaacatctacgttcgttttgggagctctgttttccggcaggttattggtataccaatgggcaccaatagtgcccctttgttggctgatctcttccttcataccttcgagtacgatttcatggtcaaaaccatgaaaagtgacattacaaaagccatccagttcagcaacacctttcgttacatcgacgatttattcagtgttaacaatgtggactttggtaattacatcagcgcaatttacccgccagaattgcaacttacggacacttccacatcttctgctgaagtgtgttatctcgacacacatatcaagacaggcgatacaaccacacctttccgtatcagcatctacgataagagagatgactttacgttccggattgtcaactttcctcatatggacagcaacattcccgccaatccagcttacggtgtttatatatctcaactggtgagatatgctagaatttgcacttccaaagttgacttcatgaatagactccgcggactttccttacgtctccgacaacaaggttttctcaccaatctacttcaacgaacatttacaaaattcttcaatcggcatggtcttatcgtcgtgaaatatgatgcaaccctgcgggagatgagatttgccatccaggcttga
- the LOC136916927 gene encoding uncharacterized protein — protein MKLLLFQKQTKSTTSTSTTPQSSNNNKDTSSKNSNQLETVLENKESTRLSSDITFDQLVTQCQTALFRYYDSKPEAPLYDPVIMREFCEENAPGLFDLLLRSITRNDGRISPDREALQRRRTVSLIHILSYSSKPG, from the exons ATGAAACTTCTCTTATTTCAGAAACAGACTAAGAGCACTACCTCCACCTCAACCACACCACAGTCGTCCAACAATAACAAG GACACTTCCTCAAAAAATTCGAATCAACTCGAGACAGTCCtggaaaacaaggaaagtaCACGTTTATCTTCAG aCATCACCTTTGACCAGCTGGTGACTCAGTGCCAGACTGCTTTGTTCAGATACTATGACAGCAAACCTGAAGCACCACTGTATGATCCAGTTATCATGAGGGAATTTTGTGAGGAGAATGCCCCTGGGCTGTTTGATCTTCTTTTAAGATCCATCACAAGAAATGATGGCAGAATATCACCAGACAGGGAAGCCCTACAAAGGAGAAGAACAGTGTCCCTGATTCACATTCTTTCATATTCTAG CAAACCAGGGTGA